A window of the Ostrea edulis chromosome 1, xbOstEdul1.1, whole genome shotgun sequence genome harbors these coding sequences:
- the LOC125647571 gene encoding transmembrane protein 163-like isoform X3 translates to MSENGGTISLQRYCVEKSGSADSEKAELLDVRRRVQLTLAVKLRTAAIVISWVSVMFGFAQGVTAIVFSLKLSSDTLFGFGLNAILDSMSSLVVLWRFHSKDLYSENREQKACFIIAILFVVSSTSLLTMTIITLVKKTKEKQLSTLWSLSLINGCCNFVLGIVKFSLGYKLESKSLMTDKPISTKPNLPRPKVDSRHSGPLQ, encoded by the exons ATGTCGGAGAATGGTGGGACGATTTCACTTCAAAGATACTGTGTGGAGAAAAGTGGCAGTGCGGACTCTGAAAAAG CCGAGCTTCTAGATGTCAGACGCAGGGTCCAGTTGACCTTGGCCGTGAAGTTGCGGACAGCTGCCATTGTTATTTCATGGGTTTCCGTCATGTTTGGATTTGCCCAAGGTGTAACAGCAATCG TATTTTCTTTAAAACTGAGCAGTGACACGTTGTTCGGATTTGGG CTTAATGCAATATTGGACAGCATGTCATCTCTAGTTGTATTGTGGCGATTTCACAGCAAGGATCTCTACTCCGAAAATCGAGAACAAAA GGCCTGTTTTATAATCGCTATTTTATTTGTGGTGTCCAGCACGAGCTTACTGacaatgactatcattacactGGTGAAAAAGACGAAAGAGAAACAG CTCAGCACGCTGTGGAGCCTATCTCTGATTAATGGTTGTTGTAACTTTGTACTGGGGATAGTGAAATTTAGTCTTGGTTACAAGCTGGAAAGCAAATCTTTGATGACAGACA agccaatttcaaccaagccTAACTTGCCTAGACCTAAGGTAGACAGTAGACACTCTGGACCGTTACAA TGA
- the LOC125647571 gene encoding transmembrane protein 163-like isoform X2 codes for MSENGGTISLQRYCVEKSGSADSEKAELLDVRRRVQLTLAVKLRTAAIVISWVSVMFGFAQGVTAIVFSLKLSSDTLFGFGLNAILDSMSSLVVLWRFHSKDLYSENREQKACFIIAILFVVSSTSLLTMTIITLVKKTKEKQLSTLWSLSLINGCCNFVLGIVKFSLGYKLESKSLMTDSVITFVGAIISFSAFLAINLYEHNPSLWYIDNVFGVACSIFLYAFAIRLFWKFRNTGKPLA; via the exons ATGTCGGAGAATGGTGGGACGATTTCACTTCAAAGATACTGTGTGGAGAAAAGTGGCAGTGCGGACTCTGAAAAAG CCGAGCTTCTAGATGTCAGACGCAGGGTCCAGTTGACCTTGGCCGTGAAGTTGCGGACAGCTGCCATTGTTATTTCATGGGTTTCCGTCATGTTTGGATTTGCCCAAGGTGTAACAGCAATCG TATTTTCTTTAAAACTGAGCAGTGACACGTTGTTCGGATTTGGG CTTAATGCAATATTGGACAGCATGTCATCTCTAGTTGTATTGTGGCGATTTCACAGCAAGGATCTCTACTCCGAAAATCGAGAACAAAA GGCCTGTTTTATAATCGCTATTTTATTTGTGGTGTCCAGCACGAGCTTACTGacaatgactatcattacactGGTGAAAAAGACGAAAGAGAAACAG CTCAGCACGCTGTGGAGCCTATCTCTGATTAATGGTTGTTGTAACTTTGTACTGGGGATAGTGAAATTTAGTCTTGGTTACAAGCTGGAAAGCAAATCTTTGATGACAGACA GCGTGATCACATTTGTCGGTGCTATAATCAGCTTTTCGGCTTTCCTGGCCATAAACCTGTATGAACACAACCCTTCTCTGTGGTACATAGACAATGTATTCGGCGTAGCGTGTAGCATCTTTCTGTATGCATTCGCCATCAG attaTTCTGGAAGTTTCGTAATACAGGAAAGCCTCTAGCATGA
- the LOC125664887 gene encoding uncharacterized protein LOC125664887: MAKGKVTIGYPNESFVGKGAVFTDIAKESLRIRMRVKRVNELEEERLQKLTKLMNRDQGVQRILLQRVMDRAERNIEEMRGYRKVVGTDYKFDNFRTMKHGYKRRLVESPRTARQISVETKICNGGYQPGYFKHDIKRRIRQTDPDVFHRVVRKILKEQCQESGKVLDRNVSDLTYYRTLKEQQQKGQFYFKPQVQHLAPIPKTNSKQHS; encoded by the coding sequence ATGGCGAAAGGAAAGGTTACTATAGGCTACCCAAACGAATCTTTCGTCGGGAAAGGAGCAGTATTTACGGATATTGCTAAAGAGTCCTTGCGCATCAGGATGCGTGTGAAAAGAGTGAACGAATTGGAGGAGGAAAGGCTACAGAAGCTCACGAAGTTAATGAACCGTGACCAAGGAGTACAGAGGATTCTACTTCAGCGGGTAATGGATCGTGCGGAACGCAATATCGAAGAAATGCGCGGGTATAGAAAGGTAGTCGGCACGGATTACAAGTTCGACAACTTCCGGACAATGAAACACGGCTACAAAAGGAGACTAGTGGAATCTCCACGAACGGCAAGACAGATTTCAGTAGAAACCAAGATATGTAATGGGGGCTACCAACCTGGCTACTTCAAACACGACATCAAAAGAAGGATTCGACAGACGGACCCTGATGTTTTTCATCGAGTAGTGAGAAAGATTTTGAAAGAACAATGCCAAGAATCAGGGAAGGTTCTGGATAGGAATGTGTCCGATTTGACTTATTATCGAACTCTCAAGGAACAGCAACAGAAAGGACAGTTTTACTTTAAACCTCAGGTACAGCATTTGGCTCCAATCCCCAAaaccaacagtaaacaacacaGCTAA